Proteins encoded in a region of the Saccharothrix ecbatanensis genome:
- a CDS encoding carbamoyltransferase family protein, with amino-acid sequence MNVLGISALYHDAAAAVCVDGRLEAAAQEERFSRRKQDRTVPWRAARACLDMTGLTIADIDWVAFYEDPAMKLDRQLSMAAAETRQEAVTELLGRTDPHRTYRALREGIGYDGPVRFLPHHLSHAASAFYFSGFQESAILVLDAVGEWSTSSYGFGSTQSGIRLIEADRYPHSLGLFYSTVTSYLGFEVNEGEYKTMGLAPLGQPTLVDRLRRLIEWNDVGDIHLDLRYFDFMGLRRMWSDRLPELLGRPARGAGEPLADWHADLARSAQVVLEEIVLRKADAVRKYSGAKNICLAGGVALNCVATGKLRATGMFDDIFVPPAAGDAGGAAGAAAQVSFDLGAPPPVERLTHSYLGPEFSTARDIIPVMRAANLPYADYRDRFDDLLDDVVARLMAGQVIGWFQGRMEFGPRALGARSILADPRVPDMRDRINKLVKMREPFRPFAPSVLDRLASKYFTCDVPLPFMLETTRVRTDDLPAVTHVDGSARVQTVHSGTNPRYARLLERFWERTACGVLLNTSFNQGGEPIVCTPTDALACFARSGLDALIMQDVLVDTDDVPPSWRQAVAARGFSSAQSDEPGVQRELAVYELA; translated from the coding sequence ATGAACGTGCTCGGTATTTCGGCGCTCTACCACGACGCCGCCGCCGCGGTGTGCGTCGACGGCAGGCTGGAGGCGGCGGCCCAGGAGGAACGGTTCTCCCGCCGCAAACAGGATCGCACCGTGCCCTGGCGAGCTGCGCGCGCCTGCCTGGACATGACCGGTCTGACCATCGCGGACATCGACTGGGTCGCGTTCTACGAGGACCCCGCCATGAAGCTCGACCGGCAGCTGTCGATGGCCGCGGCCGAGACGCGACAGGAAGCGGTCACCGAGCTGCTCGGCCGAACCGACCCGCACCGCACCTACCGGGCGCTTCGCGAGGGGATCGGTTACGACGGACCGGTGCGTTTCCTGCCGCACCACCTGTCCCATGCCGCAAGTGCGTTCTACTTCTCCGGCTTCCAGGAGTCGGCGATTCTCGTGCTCGACGCCGTGGGTGAGTGGTCCACGTCCTCGTACGGCTTCGGATCCACGCAGTCGGGGATCAGGCTCATCGAGGCCGATCGGTATCCGCATTCGCTCGGGCTGTTCTACAGCACCGTGACCTCCTACCTCGGGTTCGAGGTCAACGAGGGCGAATACAAGACCATGGGTCTGGCGCCGCTGGGGCAACCGACCCTCGTCGACCGGTTGCGCCGGCTCATCGAATGGAACGACGTCGGCGACATCCACCTCGACCTGCGCTACTTCGACTTCATGGGACTGCGTCGCATGTGGTCCGACAGGCTTCCCGAGCTGCTGGGGCGGCCTGCACGGGGTGCCGGTGAACCCCTGGCCGACTGGCACGCCGACCTCGCCCGCAGCGCGCAGGTGGTGCTTGAGGAGATAGTGCTGCGCAAGGCTGACGCTGTCAGGAAGTACAGCGGTGCCAAGAACATCTGCCTTGCCGGCGGCGTGGCGTTGAACTGCGTCGCCACCGGCAAGTTGCGCGCCACGGGCATGTTCGACGACATCTTCGTACCGCCGGCGGCCGGTGACGCGGGCGGGGCTGCCGGCGCGGCTGCTCAGGTCTCCTTCGACCTCGGTGCGCCACCGCCGGTGGAGCGACTCACGCACTCCTATCTCGGGCCGGAGTTCTCCACCGCGCGCGACATCATTCCTGTGATGCGCGCCGCCAACCTGCCGTACGCCGACTACCGCGACCGTTTCGACGATCTGCTCGACGATGTGGTCGCGCGGTTGATGGCCGGTCAGGTCATCGGCTGGTTCCAGGGGCGAATGGAGTTCGGGCCGCGCGCGCTGGGCGCGCGGTCGATCCTCGCAGATCCCCGAGTGCCGGACATGCGTGACCGCATCAACAAGCTGGTGAAGATGCGCGAGCCGTTCCGCCCGTTCGCCCCGAGTGTTCTGGATCGGCTGGCGTCGAAGTACTTCACTTGCGACGTACCGCTGCCGTTCATGCTCGAAACCACCCGGGTGCGTACCGACGACCTGCCGGCGGTCACGCACGTCGACGGGTCGGCGCGGGTGCAGACCGTCCATTCAGGAACGAACCCCCGTTACGCCCGGCTGCTGGAGAGGTTCTGGGAGCGGACGGCGTGTGGCGTGCTGCTGAACACCTCGTTCAACCAGGGTGGCGAGCCCATCGTGTGCACACCGACAGACGCGCTGGCGTGTTTCGCGCGTTCGGGGCTCGACGCTCTGATCATGCAGGATGTGCTCGTCGACACGGACGACGTTCCGCCGTCGTGGCGCCAGGCCGTGGCCGCGCGCGGCTTCAGCTCCGCACAGAGCGATGAGCCCGGTGTCCAGCGCGAGTTGGCCGTCTACGAGCTCGCCTGA
- a CDS encoding ricin-type beta-trefoil lectin domain protein gives MSKENRLHRRWTLIGAAAVLLLTGADVAGAEPARAPVAADVVTAAATPGCGKTPTLRSGTHTIQSGGKTRSFILSVPDTYNNTYQHRLVFGFHWLGGTMNQVAGGGSDGAVYAHYGLKQLSNNTAIFVAPQGLNNGWGNSGGEDVNFVDAMIKRIEDDLCVDTTQRFSLGFSYGGAMSISLACSRPTMFRAIAAIASPGEISGCSGGTAPVAYMGIHGLSDNIGGGRAQRDRWVRNNGCTAQNPPEPARGSNTHISTAYSGCRTGYPVVWAPFDGGHQQGPVDGCAGCESGARSWVKGEVWKFFTGDQGPGPGPDPTTFRLRGEASGRCLDVNGANSANGTAMIIWDCNSGANQQFTLNGKALQVMGKCLDTPANAAAGARVQIWDCHGGTNQQWNVNSNGTVSNAQNGLCLDVNGAATANGSTVILWNCHTGANQRWARA, from the coding sequence GTGTCAAAGGAAAACCGCCTCCACCGGCGTTGGACGCTGATCGGCGCCGCCGCCGTGCTCCTCCTGACCGGCGCCGATGTCGCCGGCGCCGAACCCGCGCGGGCACCCGTCGCAGCCGATGTCGTCACCGCCGCCGCGACCCCTGGGTGCGGCAAGACACCGACCCTGCGCAGCGGCACGCACACGATCCAGAGCGGCGGCAAGACCCGCAGCTTCATCCTGAGCGTCCCCGACACCTACAACAACACCTACCAGCACCGGTTGGTCTTCGGGTTCCACTGGTTGGGCGGCACCATGAACCAGGTCGCCGGTGGCGGGAGCGACGGGGCCGTCTACGCCCACTACGGACTGAAGCAGCTGTCGAACAACACGGCGATCTTCGTCGCGCCCCAGGGCCTCAACAACGGCTGGGGCAACTCCGGCGGCGAGGACGTCAACTTCGTCGACGCCATGATCAAGCGGATCGAGGACGATCTCTGCGTCGACACCACGCAGCGCTTCTCGCTCGGCTTCAGCTACGGCGGCGCGATGAGCATCTCGCTCGCGTGCTCCCGGCCGACGATGTTCCGCGCCATCGCCGCCATCGCTTCGCCCGGTGAGATCAGTGGGTGCTCGGGCGGCACCGCACCCGTCGCCTACATGGGCATCCACGGCCTCAGCGACAACATCGGAGGTGGACGCGCCCAGCGCGACAGGTGGGTCCGCAACAACGGCTGCACGGCGCAGAACCCGCCGGAGCCGGCCCGGGGCAGCAACACGCACATCAGCACCGCCTACTCCGGGTGCCGGACCGGGTACCCGGTGGTCTGGGCGCCGTTCGACGGCGGTCACCAGCAGGGACCCGTGGACGGGTGCGCGGGCTGCGAGAGCGGCGCCAGGAGCTGGGTCAAGGGCGAGGTGTGGAAGTTCTTCACCGGTGACCAGGGTCCGGGTCCGGGTCCGGACCCGACCACGTTCCGGCTGCGCGGTGAGGCCAGTGGCCGATGCCTGGACGTCAACGGCGCGAACTCGGCCAACGGCACCGCGATGATCATCTGGGACTGCAACAGCGGCGCCAACCAGCAGTTCACCCTGAACGGCAAGGCGCTTCAGGTGATGGGCAAGTGCCTGGACACGCCGGCCAACGCCGCCGCGGGCGCCCGGGTGCAGATCTGGGACTGCCACGGCGGCACGAACCAGCAGTGGAACGTCAACAGCAACGGCACCGTCAGCAACGCCCAGAACGGGCTGTGCCTCGACGTCAACGGCGCCGCCACCGCCAACGGCAGCACAGTGATCCTGTGGAACTGCCACACCGGCGCGAACCAGCGCTGGGCCCGCGCCTAA
- a CDS encoding ParB/RepB/Spo0J family partition protein has product MRVIDGMHRLTAARLNGADEIEVKFFHGSDAEAFLLAVQTNTAHGLPLTGADRQAATIQIIAAYPELSDRAVAAIAGLSARTVSGIRKRTGAPPSRHRLGRDGRVRPLSTAEGRRTAGQLFANQPQLSLREVAARAGISVSTARDVRMKMSTDGRDEHPATGDVRSSHDHSQTVTALPEMRSPGLDLQSMVDGLRRDPSIRYSERGQGMLRWLALRAITVSQYRQIIDGLPPHITNRLARIAREYAAVWTGFADELDSRNAESG; this is encoded by the coding sequence ATGCGTGTCATCGACGGCATGCACCGGCTGACCGCCGCCCGCCTGAACGGCGCCGACGAGATCGAAGTGAAGTTTTTCCACGGCAGCGACGCGGAAGCGTTCCTGCTCGCGGTCCAGACCAACACCGCGCACGGGTTGCCACTGACAGGCGCCGACCGGCAGGCGGCCACGATCCAGATCATCGCCGCGTACCCGGAGTTGTCTGATCGAGCCGTCGCCGCCATTGCCGGCTTGTCCGCTCGCACGGTTTCCGGCATCCGCAAACGCACCGGCGCTCCCCCTTCCCGGCACCGCCTGGGCCGCGACGGTCGCGTACGACCCCTGTCCACTGCGGAGGGACGCAGGACCGCCGGTCAGCTGTTCGCCAACCAGCCCCAGTTGTCGCTGCGCGAAGTCGCGGCACGAGCCGGCATCTCGGTGAGCACGGCTCGCGACGTCCGCATGAAGATGAGCACGGACGGGCGGGACGAGCACCCGGCGACGGGTGACGTGCGCTCCTCGCACGACCACTCCCAGACGGTGACGGCACTTCCCGAGATGCGCAGTCCTGGACTGGACCTCCAGTCCATGGTCGACGGTCTGCGGCGCGATCCGTCCATCCGCTACTCGGAGCGGGGACAGGGCATGTTGCGCTGGCTCGCGCTTCGGGCGATCACTGTGAGCCAGTACCGCCAGATCATCGACGGTCTTCCGCCACACATCACCAATCGGCTCGCCCGGATCGCCCGCGAGTACGCGGCGGTCTGGACCGGCTTCGCCGATGAACTGGACAGCAGGAACGCCGAGTCCGGCTGA
- a CDS encoding galactosyltransferase-related protein has product MTEVSVMMTLFGEGRDGDTVRTVVDSWLDQDISCEVVIATDGDTRLGPEFAGRDDDRVRVVASSTETPSRGVLGNVAAEAAQGDWLYISDMDVVPLSRSYLRDAKAAAEAVGGFLAQPRMLRLVGMPPAGPPWRWALPDSSNTGCFVRRGELGELVNLPGETVFVWSDFDGQLWVDPPAQLAASRADEFSRRPALHWGAVLVDRQRFASVGGYCEQYVGWGCEDEDLLHKLTATAPAVKAWAQRGNLLCLHFEHGPARDTPEYETNRVRLEERRNSGAEAMIADDLRRTNASELR; this is encoded by the coding sequence ATGACCGAAGTCAGCGTGATGATGACTTTGTTCGGCGAAGGACGCGACGGCGACACGGTGAGGACCGTCGTCGACTCCTGGCTCGATCAGGACATCTCGTGCGAAGTCGTCATCGCAACGGACGGGGACACGCGTCTTGGCCCGGAGTTCGCCGGGCGGGATGACGATCGGGTCAGGGTGGTGGCTTCATCCACCGAGACACCGTCGCGAGGTGTGCTGGGCAACGTCGCGGCCGAAGCCGCCCAGGGCGACTGGCTGTACATCAGCGACATGGACGTCGTCCCGCTGAGCCGCAGCTATCTGCGCGACGCCAAGGCCGCCGCGGAGGCGGTGGGTGGGTTCCTGGCCCAGCCGAGGATGCTCCGCCTGGTCGGCATGCCCCCAGCCGGGCCACCGTGGCGGTGGGCGTTGCCGGACAGTTCGAACACCGGGTGTTTCGTGCGAAGGGGTGAGCTGGGCGAGCTCGTGAACCTGCCGGGCGAAACGGTGTTCGTGTGGTCGGACTTCGACGGACAGCTCTGGGTCGATCCACCCGCGCAGCTCGCTGCGAGCCGTGCCGACGAGTTCTCCCGCCGACCGGCGCTCCACTGGGGGGCCGTCCTCGTCGACCGGCAGAGGTTCGCGAGTGTCGGCGGTTACTGCGAACAGTACGTCGGCTGGGGATGTGAGGACGAAGACCTGCTGCACAAGCTGACCGCCACAGCACCCGCGGTGAAGGCGTGGGCGCAGCGCGGGAACCTGCTTTGCCTGCACTTCGAGCACGGGCCGGCACGTGACACGCCCGAGTACGAGACCAACCGCGTCCGACTGGAAGAGCGGCGGAACTCCGGTGCCGAGGCGATGATCGCCGACGACCTTCGTCGGACCAACGCGTCCGAGCTCCGATAG
- a CDS encoding TylF/MycF family methyltransferase has product MKADGQLYLDLMKRTLTNTIYRGVPVAWVEGQPVFDTTRREHGTPWLNIAHTMVSVRRLDNLQFCLERALADGVPGDFIETGVWHGGACIFARSLFKAHGVQDRTVWVADSFQGVPTTTAGSHPMDQELALHEKNAMLAVSEETVRENFSRYELLDEQVSFLSGWFADTLPGAPISQLAVIRLDGDLYSSTMDALEHLYPKLSPRGYVIVDDYGIPACATAVHEYREQHGIEDEICFIDPYSIYWRRSTGSSGW; this is encoded by the coding sequence ATGAAGGCGGACGGTCAGCTGTATCTCGATCTCATGAAACGCACCCTGACGAACACGATCTACCGGGGTGTGCCGGTCGCCTGGGTCGAAGGCCAGCCGGTCTTCGACACAACGCGCCGCGAGCACGGCACGCCGTGGCTGAACATCGCGCACACGATGGTGAGTGTGAGAAGGCTGGACAACCTCCAGTTCTGTCTGGAACGCGCGCTCGCCGATGGTGTGCCCGGTGACTTCATCGAGACGGGCGTGTGGCACGGCGGTGCCTGCATCTTCGCCCGTTCCCTCTTCAAGGCACACGGGGTGCAGGATCGCACGGTCTGGGTAGCAGACTCGTTTCAGGGAGTGCCGACCACTACAGCCGGCAGTCACCCGATGGACCAGGAGCTTGCGTTGCACGAGAAGAACGCCATGCTCGCGGTCAGCGAGGAGACCGTTCGGGAGAACTTCAGCCGGTACGAACTCCTCGACGAGCAGGTGTCTTTCCTGAGTGGCTGGTTCGCCGACACTCTTCCTGGCGCCCCGATCAGCCAACTCGCGGTCATCCGGCTGGACGGTGACCTGTACAGCTCGACGATGGACGCACTCGAGCACCTGTACCCGAAGCTTTCGCCCAGGGGGTACGTCATCGTGGATGACTACGGCATACCTGCTTGCGCGACCGCGGTGCACGAGTACCGGGAGCAGCACGGCATCGAAGACGAGATCTGCTTCATCGACCCCTACTCGATCTACTGGCGACGCAGCACTGGCTCTTCTGGCTGGTGA
- a CDS encoding glycoside hydrolase family 3 protein, with protein MTFDEKLTLLHQHAPAVPRLGLADFRTGTEILHGVSWLGPATVFPQAVGLGATWNPDLLEAIGAVVGTEVHQLHHLDPTVSRNVWGPVVNLLRDPRWGRNEEGYSEDPTLTAMLAIGYCRGLRGGGPADRCAALVTAPTLKHFLAYNHETDKGRAWAEIRPRVLHEYDLRPFERVIRAGVVSGVMLSYNRVNGRPCHVTPLLPLLRSWQPDLVVVSDAHGTKGMVEDHGYFEDLPHAYAAALRAGLDSFTNDSADPIGTVEALRAAAAKGLLSEEDVDAPVRRLLRMRARLGELGQDDAEPVEPQDTAELALTAARQSVVLLKNDADLLPLDEAGVRRLTVVGPHADKVLIDWVSGSLPYHHSVLDVLRDRLGADRIDHVEGVDRVVLEVDGGGFVSAEPDAEGKPLRIASVGSDEERWFDVFDWGGDIVTFRAVTNRRFASREDDGSLTNSALIPYGWAVPEAFTLVPDEDGWSYLRHVYSDTYVGVCDGFLTARVADPDKATRLRLHTVSRATDLVADRAAGADAVLVVVGTHPLINGRENEDTSDMALPRAQEAVVRAALAANPKTALVMVSGRPIAAPWLAEQVPALLWSAHGGQEQGQAIVDTVLGTSPPAGRLPQTWYRDPDQLGDLHDYDIIGSSKTYLYFPGDPLYPFGHGLTYARFRYGEPRLDNDVLSGDDACQVTVTITNTGPVASDEVVQLYVRAPGERIRRPIRELRGFRRIHLPVDESAEVSFRLDADDLAHWDVGSGRFVTGPGRYELQIGRSSADIVGTVALTVTAPPVAPRDVSGRLARAVDFDDSHDIRIVDEAPLGGDAVAARGDGGWLCFRDVELPDVDHAVAQVATTGDVPATVELRLDDPATGHLVAWLTVPVVDRAWRWCTVQAPANGNGRHDLYVVLSEHARLASFGLVHGPHPVEM; from the coding sequence TTGACCTTCGACGAAAAGCTGACACTCCTGCACCAGCACGCGCCGGCCGTGCCGCGTCTGGGGCTGGCGGACTTCCGCACCGGCACCGAAATCCTGCACGGTGTGTCCTGGCTGGGGCCTGCGACGGTGTTCCCGCAGGCGGTCGGACTCGGTGCCACCTGGAACCCGGATTTGCTCGAAGCGATCGGCGCGGTGGTGGGCACCGAAGTGCACCAGTTGCACCACCTGGACCCGACGGTGAGCCGCAACGTGTGGGGTCCGGTGGTCAATCTGCTGCGTGACCCGCGCTGGGGACGGAACGAGGAGGGCTACTCCGAAGACCCGACGCTCACGGCGATGCTCGCGATCGGGTACTGCCGGGGGTTACGCGGCGGTGGTCCTGCGGATCGGTGCGCCGCCCTGGTGACGGCACCGACGCTGAAACACTTCCTGGCGTACAACCACGAAACCGACAAGGGACGGGCGTGGGCGGAGATACGGCCGCGCGTGCTCCACGAATACGACCTGCGCCCGTTCGAACGAGTCATCAGGGCCGGGGTCGTTTCCGGGGTCATGCTGTCGTACAACCGCGTCAACGGGCGCCCGTGTCATGTCACGCCGCTGCTTCCACTGCTTAGGTCCTGGCAGCCGGACCTGGTCGTGGTGTCGGACGCCCACGGCACGAAGGGCATGGTCGAGGACCACGGCTACTTCGAGGACCTCCCGCACGCCTACGCGGCGGCACTGCGCGCCGGACTGGACAGCTTCACCAATGACTCGGCCGACCCGATCGGCACGGTCGAGGCGCTGCGTGCTGCGGCGGCGAAGGGTCTGCTGTCCGAGGAGGACGTGGACGCGCCGGTCCGGCGCCTACTGAGGATGCGGGCCCGGCTGGGCGAACTCGGGCAGGACGACGCCGAGCCCGTGGAGCCGCAGGACACGGCCGAGTTGGCGCTGACGGCGGCCAGGCAATCGGTGGTGCTGCTCAAGAACGACGCCGACCTGCTGCCCCTCGACGAGGCGGGTGTCCGCCGGCTCACCGTGGTCGGCCCGCACGCCGACAAGGTTCTCATCGACTGGGTCTCCGGCAGCCTGCCCTACCACCACAGCGTGCTCGACGTTCTCCGCGACCGGCTAGGCGCTGATCGGATCGATCACGTCGAGGGCGTTGACCGGGTCGTTCTCGAGGTGGACGGCGGCGGCTTCGTCAGTGCCGAGCCGGACGCCGAGGGTAAGCCGCTCCGCATCGCATCGGTGGGCTCGGACGAGGAGCGGTGGTTCGACGTGTTCGACTGGGGCGGGGACATCGTCACCTTCCGCGCCGTCACGAACCGACGGTTCGCGTCTCGAGAAGACGACGGTTCTCTCACCAACAGCGCCCTCATCCCGTACGGGTGGGCTGTGCCCGAGGCCTTCACGCTCGTCCCGGACGAGGACGGCTGGTCATATCTGCGGCATGTCTATTCGGACACCTACGTGGGCGTCTGCGACGGATTCCTCACGGCACGCGTCGCCGACCCGGACAAGGCCACTCGACTGCGGTTGCACACCGTCTCCCGCGCCACGGACCTGGTGGCGGACCGGGCGGCCGGTGCGGACGCGGTGCTCGTCGTGGTGGGCACCCACCCCCTGATCAACGGACGCGAGAACGAGGACACGAGCGACATGGCTCTCCCTCGGGCTCAGGAGGCGGTGGTGAGGGCCGCACTGGCCGCGAACCCGAAGACGGCCCTCGTCATGGTCAGCGGTCGTCCCATCGCCGCGCCGTGGCTGGCTGAGCAGGTGCCGGCACTGCTCTGGTCCGCGCACGGCGGCCAGGAGCAGGGCCAGGCCATCGTCGACACAGTCCTTGGGACCAGCCCGCCTGCCGGACGTCTGCCGCAGACCTGGTACCGGGACCCGGACCAGCTGGGCGATCTGCACGACTACGACATCATCGGCAGCTCCAAGACCTACCTCTACTTCCCCGGCGACCCCCTGTACCCGTTCGGGCACGGCCTCACCTATGCCCGCTTCCGGTACGGCGAGCCGCGGCTGGACAACGACGTGCTGTCGGGCGACGACGCGTGCCAGGTCACCGTGACCATCACCAACACGGGGCCGGTCGCCAGCGACGAGGTGGTGCAGCTGTACGTACGGGCGCCCGGCGAGCGGATCCGGCGCCCGATCCGGGAACTGCGGGGCTTCCGGCGCATCCACCTGCCGGTGGACGAGTCCGCCGAGGTGTCGTTCCGGCTCGATGCCGACGATCTCGCGCACTGGGACGTCGGTTCCGGACGGTTCGTGACCGGGCCGGGCCGGTACGAGCTCCAGATCGGCCGGTCGTCGGCGGACATCGTCGGGACGGTCGCGCTGACCGTGACCGCCCCGCCGGTGGCGCCGCGGGACGTGAGCGGCCGCCTGGCCCGCGCCGTCGACTTCGACGACAGCCACGACATCCGCATCGTCGACGAGGCGCCGCTGGGCGGTGACGCGGTGGCGGCGCGAGGCGACGGTGGCTGGTTGTGCTTCCGGGACGTGGAGCTGCCGGACGTCGACCACGCGGTCGCGCAGGTGGCCACGACCGGCGATGTGCCCGCCACCGTCGAGCTGCGCTTGGACGATCCGGCGACCGGACACCTGGTGGCGTGGCTGACTGTGCCGGTCGTGGACCGGGCGTGGCGCTGGTGCACCGTGCAGGCCCCGGCGAACGGCAACGGCCGTCACGACCTCTACGTGGTGCTGTCCGAGCACGCCCGGCTGGCCAGCTTCGGACTCGTCCACGGACCTCACCCAGTGGAGATGTGA
- a CDS encoding SGNH/GDSL hydrolase family protein, which yields MSTEEAEQMRIGIWEHNPNGDRYERVDGEWPNWSDSAGFTRVPDRRRVLLLGESVARGLLYEPLVTPALMIEQALDATAPGRAEVVDLARSGARFQDLLDIAESARDLAPDAVVVFAGNNWKYELTEWASKSRQADEARALERGGVAELLRERESRLANAVTDFVNGICDLFASQAPVLFVLPESNLLDWHTVPLAPVLGNGKDSEWHRVMRRTRQQMRDGDEAAVLAGCEQLHRLDGGVSEEPYRYRARIHLDRGETDEALANYRHARDVRLWCDGIDPSWLPSIGVNAARTAAVSRGGAVVDLTATLPAQCASGIPDRTVFADFCHLNGQGLVFAATEIACALGPVLGLKVTPELCARTLRGPAPEVEAGAAFSAAFVNADFAQSSEVISFYARLAARAAPQIVGAMEAYCAAPAAATPWWMRTIDIPKFANAERCLRGIGRVGRYLYDDTLVRSFTAEINAARGRPDDDPPVRSHAALVPGTRTNLLDPTLAPAWRPLDWEGLLDTLPGRPTGYRHYFRAHTEESRFLFIAAGPAVVHVEITMRLGTSGEGTTQVLINEHEVGSFELGDRWHLCRFSVPAEQVETGRNELVIRWQRSLIETTPLPILARRIEQGLGQELSIVFGEVHSVHATAAA from the coding sequence ATGTCAACGGAGGAGGCGGAGCAGATGCGCATTGGCATTTGGGAGCACAACCCGAACGGCGACCGGTACGAACGCGTCGACGGCGAATGGCCGAACTGGTCGGACAGCGCGGGCTTCACCCGAGTCCCGGACCGACGCCGGGTGTTGCTGCTAGGGGAATCCGTGGCCCGTGGGCTGCTCTACGAGCCGCTGGTCACGCCCGCGCTGATGATCGAGCAGGCTCTGGACGCCACCGCTCCTGGCCGGGCCGAGGTGGTGGATCTCGCCCGCAGCGGTGCCCGGTTCCAGGACCTGCTCGACATCGCCGAATCGGCCCGCGACCTGGCTCCGGACGCGGTCGTCGTGTTCGCCGGGAACAACTGGAAGTACGAACTGACCGAGTGGGCGTCGAAAAGCCGGCAAGCGGACGAGGCCCGTGCGTTGGAGCGGGGCGGAGTCGCTGAGCTGCTGCGCGAACGGGAGTCCAGGCTGGCCAATGCCGTCACGGACTTCGTGAACGGCATCTGCGACCTGTTCGCCAGTCAGGCACCTGTGCTGTTCGTGCTTCCCGAATCGAACCTGCTGGACTGGCACACCGTGCCGCTCGCGCCGGTCCTCGGGAACGGCAAGGATTCTGAGTGGCATCGTGTGATGCGCCGGACGAGGCAGCAAATGCGCGACGGCGACGAGGCCGCGGTGCTGGCCGGGTGCGAGCAGCTGCACCGTCTCGACGGTGGCGTGTCCGAGGAGCCGTACCGCTACCGCGCCCGCATACACCTGGACCGTGGTGAAACGGACGAGGCGCTGGCCAACTACCGGCACGCCCGCGACGTTCGCCTGTGGTGTGATGGCATTGATCCGTCGTGGTTACCGTCGATCGGGGTGAACGCCGCGCGGACGGCCGCTGTCAGCCGCGGCGGCGCGGTCGTGGATCTCACGGCTACCCTGCCCGCGCAGTGTGCGAGCGGCATTCCAGACAGGACGGTCTTTGCCGACTTCTGTCATCTCAACGGCCAGGGCCTGGTGTTCGCGGCGACCGAGATCGCGTGCGCCCTCGGGCCCGTACTCGGGTTGAAGGTCACGCCAGAGCTGTGCGCGCGGACGTTGCGCGGGCCGGCCCCGGAGGTCGAGGCCGGCGCGGCGTTCTCCGCGGCGTTCGTGAACGCGGATTTCGCGCAATCGAGTGAGGTGATCTCCTTCTACGCCCGGCTGGCCGCTCGCGCGGCACCACAGATAGTGGGAGCCATGGAGGCGTACTGTGCCGCGCCCGCCGCGGCCACGCCTTGGTGGATGCGGACAATCGACATACCGAAGTTCGCGAACGCGGAGCGCTGCCTGCGTGGTATCGGCCGCGTAGGCAGGTACCTGTACGACGACACGCTTGTCAGGTCCTTCACCGCTGAGATCAACGCGGCGCGCGGTCGGCCCGATGACGATCCGCCCGTTCGGTCGCACGCTGCGCTCGTACCGGGTACGCGTACCAACCTCCTCGATCCGACCCTGGCTCCGGCTTGGCGTCCACTGGACTGGGAAGGGCTGCTCGACACCCTGCCTGGCCGGCCCACCGGCTATCGGCACTACTTCCGTGCGCACACCGAGGAGAGCCGCTTCCTCTTCATCGCGGCCGGACCGGCCGTGGTCCACGTCGAGATCACCATGCGGCTGGGCACATCCGGGGAGGGAACGACCCAGGTGCTGATCAACGAGCACGAGGTCGGCAGCTTCGAACTCGGCGACCGCTGGCACCTCTGCCGGTTCTCGGTTCCGGCCGAGCAGGTGGAGACGGGCCGCAACGAACTGGTGATCCGGTGGCAGCGAAGCCTGATCGAGACGACCCCTTTGCCGATCCTTGCCCGACGGATCGAACAAGGTCTCGGCCAGGAACTCTCGATCGTCTTCGGCGAGGTGCACTCGGTGCATGCCACGGCGGCGGCGTGA